The Anoxybacillus flavithermus genome has a segment encoding these proteins:
- a CDS encoding glutamate synthase: MGKATGFMEYVREEEKKRDPLSRLHDWNEYTFPFSNETLARQGARCMDCGTPFCHMGMELNGLTSGCPIHNLIPEWNDLVYRGRWKEAFERLVKTNNFPEFTGRVCPAPCEGSCTVAISDPAVAIKGIERAIIDKAFAEGWVQPRIPKKRTGKKVAVIGSGPAGLACADELNQAGHVVTVYERADRVGGLLTYGIPNMKLGKDVVERRVRLLEEEGITFLTNTEVGKQITVHELQKQYDAIVICIGAQKQRDLVLEGRELDGVHLAMDYLTVTTKWLLNGEKDETFIDAKHKHVIVIGGGDTGADCVATAIRQQCKSVVQFGKHPSLPKERTGDNPWPQYPLVFTIDYAYEEAEAKFGTDPRQYCIQTKKIVGDENGKVKELHTIQMEKTVDEHGHVVFREIPGTEKVWPCDLVLIAIGFEGPDQPILQQFGIETVNKKVKAPEYKTNVEGVFVAGDARRGQSLVVWAIHEGREVAKAVNDFLIER; the protein is encoded by the coding sequence ATGGGGAAAGCGACAGGGTTTATGGAATATGTACGGGAGGAAGAAAAAAAGCGTGATCCGCTTTCTCGTTTACATGATTGGAACGAATATACGTTTCCGTTTTCAAACGAAACGTTAGCACGTCAAGGAGCGCGATGTATGGACTGCGGTACACCGTTTTGCCATATGGGTATGGAGCTAAACGGCTTAACGTCTGGTTGTCCGATTCATAACCTTATTCCAGAATGGAACGATCTTGTGTACCGTGGACGTTGGAAAGAGGCGTTTGAACGGTTAGTAAAAACGAATAACTTTCCAGAATTTACAGGGCGTGTTTGCCCAGCACCGTGTGAAGGATCGTGCACCGTAGCTATTTCCGATCCGGCGGTGGCCATTAAGGGGATTGAACGAGCAATCATCGACAAAGCATTCGCAGAAGGCTGGGTTCAACCGCGTATCCCAAAAAAGCGAACAGGAAAAAAAGTGGCTGTCATCGGATCAGGACCTGCCGGCTTAGCGTGTGCAGATGAATTAAATCAAGCGGGTCATGTTGTGACTGTGTATGAGCGTGCGGATCGCGTAGGCGGTTTGTTAACGTATGGCATTCCAAATATGAAACTTGGAAAAGATGTCGTTGAACGGCGTGTACGTTTACTTGAAGAAGAAGGAATTACGTTTCTTACAAACACAGAAGTGGGCAAGCAGATTACTGTCCATGAGCTACAAAAACAATATGATGCGATTGTGATCTGTATCGGGGCGCAAAAACAACGTGATCTTGTTTTAGAAGGACGCGAACTAGATGGCGTTCATTTGGCAATGGATTACTTGACCGTAACAACAAAATGGTTGTTGAATGGTGAAAAAGATGAAACGTTTATTGACGCAAAACATAAACACGTCATCGTTATTGGTGGCGGAGATACGGGGGCAGACTGCGTAGCAACGGCAATTCGCCAACAATGTAAAAGCGTCGTGCAGTTTGGCAAGCACCCTTCGTTGCCAAAAGAGCGTACAGGTGATAACCCGTGGCCACAATATCCACTTGTTTTCACGATCGACTATGCATACGAAGAAGCGGAAGCGAAGTTTGGCACCGATCCACGTCAATATTGTATTCAAACGAAAAAGATCGTCGGCGATGAAAACGGAAAAGTGAAAGAATTGCATACGATTCAAATGGAGAAAACTGTAGATGAGCATGGACATGTTGTATTCAGAGAAATTCCCGGCACAGAAAAAGTATGGCCGTGTGATCTTGTGTTGATTGCCATCGGCTTTGAAGGACCAGATCAGCCAATTTTACAGCAATTCGGAATAGAAACAGTAAACAAAAAAGTGAAGGCACCAGAATACAAAACGAACGTCGAAGGGGTATTTGTAGCAGGCGATGCAAGACGAGGGCAAAGCCTCGTTGTTTGGGCGATTCACGAAGGACGAGAAGTGGCGAAAGCAGTGAACGATTTTTTAATAGAAAGATAG
- a CDS encoding dihydroxy-acid dehydratase, which produces MEGFVLRSDMIKKGFDRAPHRSLLRAAGVKEEDFNKPFIAVVNSYIDIIPGHVHLQEFGKIVKEAIREAGGVPFEMNTIGVDDGIAMGHIGMRYSLPSREIIADSVETVVSAHWFDGMVCIPNCDKITPGMMMAAMRLNIPTIFVSGGPMKAGVTSDGKKISLSSVFEGVGAYQAGKIDEKGLQELEQYGCPTCGSCSGMFTANSMNCLAEALGLALPGNGTILAIDPARKEFVRRSAQQLMYLIEHDIKPRDIVTEKAIDNAFALDMALGGSTNTVLHTLAIANEAGIQYPLERINEVASRVPHLAKLAPASDMHIEDLHEAGGVSAVLHELSKKEGTLHLDALTVSGKTLGENIAGCEVQNYEVIRPIDNPYSETGGLAVLFGNLAPDGAIIKTGGIQGGITRHEGPAIVFDSQEEALEGIAAGKVQPGHVVIIRYEGPKGGPGMPEMLAPTSQIVGMGLGTKVALITDGRFSGASRGLSIGHVSPEAAEGGPIAFVENGDRIVIDVVKRTIDVLVPEEEWEKRKANWKGFEPKVKTGYLARYSKLVTSASTGGIMKI; this is translated from the coding sequence ATGGAGGGATTTGTTTTGCGTAGCGATATGATTAAAAAAGGATTCGATCGCGCACCACATCGTAGTTTATTGCGCGCAGCAGGAGTAAAAGAAGAAGATTTCAATAAACCGTTTATTGCGGTCGTCAATTCGTATATCGATATTATTCCAGGGCATGTTCATTTACAAGAATTTGGTAAAATTGTGAAAGAGGCGATTCGGGAAGCAGGCGGAGTACCATTTGAGATGAATACAATCGGAGTAGACGATGGCATTGCAATGGGACATATTGGTATGCGCTATTCATTGCCGAGCCGCGAAATTATAGCAGACTCTGTCGAAACAGTTGTTTCTGCACACTGGTTTGACGGGATGGTATGTATTCCAAACTGCGATAAAATTACCCCTGGTATGATGATGGCAGCAATGCGTTTAAACATCCCAACCATTTTTGTGAGCGGCGGACCGATGAAGGCGGGTGTCACAAGCGATGGGAAAAAAATTTCGCTTTCCTCTGTATTTGAAGGCGTTGGTGCATATCAGGCAGGGAAAATCGACGAAAAAGGACTACAAGAGCTTGAGCAGTACGGCTGTCCGACATGCGGTTCTTGTTCAGGAATGTTTACAGCAAATTCGATGAACTGTTTAGCTGAAGCGCTTGGCTTAGCTCTTCCGGGTAACGGTACGATTTTAGCGATTGATCCGGCACGAAAAGAATTTGTACGACGTTCAGCTCAACAGTTAATGTATTTAATCGAGCATGATATTAAACCGCGCGACATCGTGACCGAAAAAGCAATCGACAATGCATTTGCGCTTGATATGGCGCTTGGTGGTTCAACAAATACAGTGCTACATACGCTAGCCATTGCTAACGAAGCAGGCATTCAATATCCGCTTGAGCGTATTAACGAGGTCGCATCTCGCGTGCCGCATCTAGCAAAATTGGCACCAGCATCAGATATGCATATTGAAGATTTGCACGAAGCGGGTGGCGTATCTGCAGTATTGCACGAACTGTCGAAAAAAGAAGGCACCCTTCATTTAGATGCATTGACGGTGTCAGGCAAAACACTTGGTGAAAACATTGCAGGATGCGAAGTGCAAAACTATGAAGTCATTCGTCCAATTGACAATCCGTACTCAGAAACAGGTGGACTGGCTGTATTGTTCGGTAATTTAGCGCCAGATGGTGCCATTATTAAAACAGGTGGCATTCAAGGTGGCATTACACGTCATGAAGGACCCGCGATCGTATTTGATTCTCAAGAAGAGGCACTTGAGGGCATTGCGGCAGGAAAAGTACAACCTGGGCATGTTGTCATCATTCGTTACGAAGGACCAAAAGGTGGGCCAGGTATGCCAGAAATGTTGGCCCCGACATCGCAAATTGTTGGGATGGGATTAGGTACGAAAGTAGCGCTCATTACGGACGGTCGTTTCTCCGGTGCTTCCCGTGGCTTATCGATCGGACACGTATCGCCAGAAGCGGCTGAAGGAGGACCGATCGCTTTTGTGGAAAATGGGGATCGCATTGTCATTGACGTTGTGAAACGAACAATTGACGTCCTCGTTCCAGAAGAAGAATGGGAGAAGCGAAAAGCGAATTGGAAAGGATTTGAACCGAAAGTGAAGACAGGTTATTTAGCTCGTTATTCAAAACTTGTCACATCGGCAAGTACCGGCGGAATTATGAAAATTTAA
- a CDS encoding butyryl-CoA dehydrogenase: MNFDFTQEQDMLRQTVRKFVDKEILPHIKEWDERGYFDPNILKRLAELNLMGVCIPEQYGGMGMDYNSLAIVCEELERGDTAFRTAVSVHIGLNSLTLLQWGTEEQKQKYLVPQAKGEKIGAFGLTEPNAGSDVAAISTTAVRDGDDYILNGQKTWISLCDIADHFIVFAYTDKSKKHRGISAFIVERTMPGFSSRAIKGKLGIRAGNTGELFFDNVRVPKENLLGEEGEGFKIAMSALDNGRFTVAAGACGLIMACLEASVKYCHERKTFGKEIGRHQLVQQMIANMEAGLQMSRLLVYKAGFLKNKGRRNTRETSLAKWMACDFANKAADDAVQIHGAYGYSNEYPVERYLRNSKAPVIYEGTREIHTIMQAEYVLGYRQDKPLRKMLPAWEEK; encoded by the coding sequence ATGAACTTTGATTTCACGCAAGAACAAGACATGTTGCGACAAACGGTAAGAAAATTTGTCGATAAAGAAATTTTACCCCACATAAAAGAATGGGATGAACGAGGCTATTTTGATCCAAACATTTTGAAGCGCTTGGCGGAATTAAATTTAATGGGTGTATGTATTCCAGAACAATACGGCGGAATGGGAATGGATTATAATTCATTAGCTATTGTTTGTGAAGAATTAGAACGTGGGGATACAGCGTTTCGCACCGCTGTTTCTGTCCATATCGGACTTAATAGTTTAACACTTCTTCAATGGGGAACAGAGGAACAAAAACAAAAATATCTCGTACCACAAGCAAAAGGAGAAAAAATTGGTGCGTTCGGATTAACCGAGCCAAACGCTGGCTCAGATGTTGCTGCTATTTCCACAACAGCTGTACGCGACGGGGATGACTACATTTTAAACGGACAAAAAACGTGGATTTCTCTTTGCGACATCGCTGACCATTTCATCGTTTTTGCTTATACAGACAAATCGAAAAAACATCGTGGTATTTCTGCTTTTATTGTTGAACGGACGATGCCCGGTTTTTCATCGCGCGCCATTAAAGGAAAGCTCGGCATTCGCGCAGGCAATACAGGTGAGCTGTTTTTCGACAACGTGCGCGTCCCGAAGGAAAATTTACTTGGAGAAGAAGGGGAAGGATTTAAAATTGCGATGTCCGCACTCGATAACGGACGATTTACTGTTGCTGCTGGAGCATGCGGTTTAATTATGGCTTGCTTAGAAGCAAGCGTGAAATATTGTCACGAACGAAAAACGTTCGGAAAAGAAATCGGTCGTCATCAACTTGTACAACAAATGATCGCAAATATGGAGGCAGGCCTACAAATGAGCCGCTTGCTCGTATATAAAGCCGGCTTTTTAAAAAATAAAGGAAGACGAAATACACGTGAAACATCGCTAGCGAAATGGATGGCATGCGACTTTGCCAACAAAGCGGCTGATGATGCCGTACAAATTCACGGGGCATACGGTTATTCCAATGAATATCCAGTCGAACGATATTTACGTAACTCTAAAGCCCCAGTTATTTACGAAGGAACGCGTGAAATTCATACAATTATGCAAGCGGAGTACGTCCTTGGCTATCGTCAAGACAAACCGCTCCGAAAAATGCTTCCAGCTTGGGAAGAAAAATAG
- a CDS encoding CoA transferase: MVGALNGIRVVDLTRVLAGPYATMILGDLGADVMKIEAPGGSDDTRFWGPPFQNGMSAYYAAVNRNKRSMTVNLKEESGKETIRQLVKTADVIIHNFKTGTMERLGLGYDDLSAINPKLIYCSITGFGETGPYRHLAGYDYIIQAMSGWMSINGTEQSGPLKVGVAVTDIFTGLYAAIAVQAALIAREKTGSGQKIDLSLFDCAISALVNVASNYLISGEVPKPLGNDHPNIVPYSTYEASDGLFVVAVGNDRQFQALCELLEDQTIGADERFQTNAGRVTYRHELNQRLNDELKKKSRAEWQRLFEQKGIPCGPVHTLDQVFQHPQTLARNMIIRMDHPDVGELKLVGTPLKFSHTPVTYRLAPPLAGEHNYLFEGGNKHDEL, from the coding sequence ATGGTAGGGGCTCTAAATGGTATTCGAGTTGTCGACCTTACACGCGTTCTTGCCGGTCCGTATGCCACGATGATTTTGGGTGATCTTGGAGCGGATGTCATGAAAATTGAAGCACCTGGCGGATCGGATGATACACGATTTTGGGGACCACCGTTCCAAAACGGCATGAGCGCTTACTATGCAGCGGTCAATCGAAATAAGCGAAGCATGACTGTCAACTTAAAAGAAGAAAGCGGAAAAGAAACGATTCGTCAACTCGTTAAAACAGCCGACGTCATTATACACAATTTTAAAACCGGGACAATGGAACGGCTCGGGCTTGGATATGATGATCTTTCTGCCATCAATCCGAAACTCATTTACTGTTCCATTACCGGATTTGGTGAAACGGGACCGTATCGCCATTTAGCTGGCTACGATTATATTATTCAAGCGATGAGCGGTTGGATGAGTATTAACGGTACAGAACAATCTGGACCATTAAAAGTCGGTGTCGCTGTCACAGATATTTTTACAGGTTTATATGCCGCCATTGCCGTGCAAGCAGCACTTATTGCTCGAGAAAAAACAGGAAGCGGTCAAAAAATTGATTTAAGTTTATTTGACTGTGCCATTAGCGCCCTTGTGAACGTCGCTTCCAATTATTTAATATCTGGCGAAGTGCCAAAACCGTTGGGAAACGATCATCCAAACATCGTTCCATATTCAACGTATGAAGCAAGCGATGGTTTGTTTGTTGTCGCTGTCGGAAACGACCGACAATTTCAAGCACTTTGTGAACTATTAGAAGATCAAACGATCGGTGCGGATGAACGGTTTCAAACAAATGCCGGTCGAGTCACCTATCGTCATGAACTCAATCAACGACTAAACGATGAATTAAAAAAGAAATCGCGTGCAGAATGGCAACGATTATTTGAACAAAAAGGCATTCCTTGTGGTCCTGTGCATACGCTCGATCAAGTGTTTCAGCATCCACAAACGCTCGCACGAAATATGATTATTCGCATGGATCACCCAGATGTCGGTGAGTTAAAACTTGTAGGAACACCGCTAAAGTTTTCACATACACCGGTCACATATCGATTGGCACCACCGCTCGCAGGAGAACACAACTACTTATTTGAAGGAGGAAATAAACATGATGAACTTTGA
- a CDS encoding 4-aminobutyrate--2-oxoglutarate transaminase has protein sequence MSNWMERRKEAVARAPYNVTEIFIKEAKGAIIRDINDREYIDFAGGIGVQNVGHCHPKVVAAIQQQAATFIHPCFHVTPYESYVLLAEKLNELTPGDFPKKTIFLNSGAEAVENAVKIARKYTGRPAIVSFTGGYHGRTLLTMSLTSKVMPYKKGFGPFAPEVYKFPYPYYYRANGQTADDVDEQLIAALQQFFTTEVAPDHVAAIIIEPVQGEGGFVVPSAKFMQAIRRICDEYGIVMIADEIQTGFARTGRLFAMEHFGVAPDLMTLSKSMGAGVPISAVVGRREMMDAPEVGQLGGTFSGSPLACAAALAVLDVIEEEQLVVRARHLGEKMMTLLTEMKQQFDIIGDVRGLGAMCAIELVTDRERKTPAKEQTAYIVSNAWKRGAIFLSAGLYSNVVRFLPPLVMTDEQLERGFSVLRDLLAEVQQKVVK, from the coding sequence ATGTCGAATTGGATGGAACGAAGAAAAGAAGCGGTTGCAAGAGCGCCGTACAACGTGACAGAAATTTTTATTAAAGAAGCAAAAGGAGCGATCATTCGAGATATAAATGATCGCGAATATATCGACTTTGCCGGAGGAATTGGTGTACAAAACGTTGGACACTGTCATCCGAAAGTCGTCGCTGCCATTCAGCAACAAGCAGCAACATTTATTCATCCTTGTTTTCATGTGACACCTTATGAATCGTATGTGTTATTAGCAGAAAAATTAAATGAGTTAACACCGGGTGATTTTCCGAAAAAAACGATCTTTTTAAATAGTGGCGCAGAAGCAGTTGAAAATGCGGTGAAAATTGCAAGGAAGTATACAGGTCGTCCGGCGATTGTGTCATTTACAGGTGGATATCATGGTCGGACGCTATTAACGATGTCGCTAACAAGCAAAGTGATGCCATATAAAAAAGGATTTGGTCCATTTGCTCCAGAGGTGTATAAATTTCCATATCCATACTATTATCGGGCAAACGGACAAACGGCAGATGATGTGGATGAACAGTTAATCGCAGCACTGCAACAGTTTTTTACTACGGAAGTGGCACCTGATCATGTGGCCGCGATCATTATTGAACCTGTACAAGGAGAAGGTGGATTTGTCGTTCCGTCGGCGAAATTTATGCAAGCGATTCGTCGCATTTGTGACGAATACGGCATCGTCATGATTGCTGATGAAATTCAAACAGGTTTTGCGCGAACAGGACGCCTGTTTGCGATGGAGCACTTTGGTGTAGCGCCTGATTTGATGACGTTATCAAAGTCGATGGGAGCGGGGGTGCCAATTAGTGCAGTCGTCGGTCGACGCGAAATGATGGATGCACCAGAAGTCGGTCAGCTTGGCGGTACGTTCTCCGGAAGTCCGCTTGCATGTGCAGCTGCGTTGGCTGTTTTAGATGTGATCGAAGAAGAACAATTAGTTGTGCGTGCGCGTCATTTAGGTGAAAAAATGATGACGCTTTTAACCGAAATGAAGCAACAGTTTGACATTATCGGTGACGTACGTGGGCTCGGAGCGATGTGCGCGATTGAGCTTGTGACAGATCGTGAGAGAAAAACGCCGGCGAAAGAACAAACGGCATATATTGTTTCCAATGCGTGGAAACGTGGAGCCATCTTTTTAAGCGCAGGACTGTACAGTAATGTTGTACGCTTTTTACCGCCGCTTGTCATGACGGATGAGCAGTTAGAGCGCGGATTTTCAGTTTTGCGTGACTTACTAGCAGAAGTACAACAAAAGGTGGTGAAATGA
- a CDS encoding aldehyde dehydrogenase family protein, which translates to MMREVKNYIGGEWIQGKHEIIERYNPADKKELVAVVAGSSVHDVDGAVFAAVKAKKKWAQTAAPERGAYLQKVAYLFEKYADELAELATKEMGKRFAETKGEVHRSAAILRYYAGEGLRKIGEVLPSFDSKNLFFTKRVPVGVVVVIAPWNFPLAIPIWKIAPALAYGNTVVFKPALEASATGARIVELFVEAGLPPGVLNLVVGRGSTIGDAIVEHNKVDAITFTGSNAIGSEIAKKAAARGAKYQLELGGKNPAIVLSDADVDFAARLVVEGAMKQTGQRCTATSRVFVEKEVMDVFRERVTEHVKRIRVGNGMDEQVTMGPVVSKGQFETVQRYIHIGKQEGRLIVGGGASSDVGWYIEPTVFDSVSHQAVIAREEIFGPVLSIIEAASIDEAIEMANDSIYGLSASLFTNNLSKALYFIEHIEAGMVQVNGETGGAEPQAPFGGMKQSSSGTREQGQAAIEFFTAYQTISIRPHPNM; encoded by the coding sequence ATGATGCGTGAAGTGAAAAATTATATTGGTGGCGAGTGGATCCAAGGGAAACACGAAATAATTGAACGCTACAATCCAGCAGATAAAAAAGAACTTGTCGCGGTCGTTGCTGGTTCATCTGTTCATGATGTAGATGGTGCGGTGTTTGCGGCGGTGAAAGCAAAGAAAAAATGGGCACAAACGGCCGCCCCAGAACGTGGTGCCTATTTACAAAAAGTAGCTTATTTATTTGAGAAATATGCGGATGAGTTGGCAGAATTGGCTACAAAGGAAATGGGGAAACGTTTTGCTGAAACGAAAGGGGAGGTACATCGTAGCGCAGCCATTTTACGTTACTATGCGGGCGAAGGATTGCGAAAAATTGGTGAAGTACTACCATCGTTTGATTCGAAAAACTTATTTTTTACAAAACGCGTTCCAGTTGGTGTTGTGGTAGTGATCGCTCCATGGAACTTCCCGCTCGCTATTCCGATATGGAAAATCGCACCCGCTCTCGCTTACGGCAATACGGTCGTATTTAAGCCCGCGTTAGAGGCAAGTGCTACGGGTGCGCGCATCGTTGAACTGTTTGTTGAAGCGGGGCTACCTCCAGGTGTTTTAAACTTAGTTGTTGGTCGGGGGAGTACGATTGGCGACGCCATTGTTGAACACAATAAAGTCGATGCCATTACATTTACTGGTTCGAATGCGATTGGTAGTGAAATTGCGAAAAAAGCAGCGGCTCGTGGAGCAAAATATCAACTTGAGCTCGGCGGAAAAAATCCAGCGATCGTTTTAAGTGACGCGGATGTCGATTTTGCTGCTCGACTTGTTGTAGAGGGAGCGATGAAGCAAACGGGACAACGTTGTACAGCAACGAGTCGTGTATTCGTTGAAAAAGAAGTCATGGACGTATTTCGAGAACGTGTCACTGAACATGTGAAGCGCATTCGTGTCGGCAATGGAATGGATGAACAAGTGACGATGGGGCCGGTTGTGTCAAAAGGACAATTTGAAACGGTCCAACGCTATATCCATATTGGAAAACAAGAAGGGCGACTAATTGTTGGGGGAGGTGCTAGTAGTGATGTGGGGTGGTATATTGAACCGACGGTATTTGACTCTGTTTCCCATCAAGCTGTTATTGCTAGGGAAGAAATATTTGGGCCTGTGCTATCGATCATTGAAGCTGCATCTATTGATGAAGCGATTGAAATGGCAAACGACAGCATTTACGGCTTAAGTGCGTCATTGTTTACAAACAACTTATCGAAAGCACTTTACTTTATTGAACATATCGAAGCAGGTATGGTGCAAGTGAACGGTGAAACAGGTGGGGCAGAACCACAAGCACCTTTTGGTGGGATGAAGCAATCAAGTTCAGGTACACGCGAACAAGGGCAAGCGGCCATTGAGTTTTTTACAGCATATCAAACGATTTCTATTCGACCACATCCAAATATGTGA
- a CDS encoding amino acid permease gives MNQQFHKVLTKLDVLLLAFGAMIGWGWVVLSGTWITSAGAFGAIIAFLIGGILVIFVGLTYAELSSAMPKVGGEHYFVLRALGPKASFIAAWAIALGYLSVVAFEAVALPTVIEYLFPTFKFGYLWTIAGWDVNASWVMIGMLGSIIITWINYRGVKSAAFLQVVLTFVIFLVGMALLGGSLVNGEVANLQPLFKDGSAGLLAVLVMTPFMFVGFDVIPQTAEEMKIPQRSIGKILILSVALAVLFYVGVVFAVSYILPDDVLTNSSLPTADAMAAALGSSFFSKVLIIGGLAGILTSWNAFIIGGSRVLYAMAKEEFLPQWFAHIHPVYKTPSNAILFIGTLATFAPLLGRPMLVWLVDAGGFSIIIAYFLVAWSFIALRKKEPNMPRPFQVGQSSAVGWIALVLSIGFIVLYMPGMPSQLVWPYEWLIFIGWWVIGAFFIGRIKKKTMEQTEHVHRM, from the coding sequence ATGAATCAACAGTTTCATAAAGTACTAACGAAACTCGATGTGTTGTTATTAGCATTTGGTGCGATGATCGGTTGGGGATGGGTTGTACTCTCAGGTACGTGGATCACAAGTGCAGGGGCGTTTGGTGCCATCATCGCCTTTTTAATTGGAGGAATTCTTGTTATTTTTGTCGGTTTAACGTATGCGGAGTTGTCATCAGCCATGCCGAAAGTAGGAGGGGAACATTATTTCGTTTTACGTGCCCTCGGACCAAAGGCTTCATTTATCGCTGCTTGGGCAATAGCCCTTGGTTATTTATCGGTTGTTGCGTTTGAAGCCGTTGCGCTTCCAACCGTCATTGAGTATTTATTTCCAACATTTAAATTTGGTTATCTTTGGACGATTGCCGGGTGGGATGTCAATGCTTCCTGGGTAATGATTGGTATGCTCGGTTCCATCATCATTACGTGGATTAACTATCGTGGCGTAAAAAGTGCCGCCTTTCTACAAGTTGTATTAACGTTTGTCATTTTTCTTGTCGGCATGGCACTTTTAGGTGGTTCGCTTGTAAACGGAGAAGTAGCAAATTTACAGCCATTATTTAAAGATGGTTCAGCTGGTTTGCTCGCTGTACTAGTCATGACGCCGTTTATGTTCGTTGGTTTTGACGTCATTCCTCAAACGGCAGAGGAAATGAAAATCCCGCAACGTTCTATTGGAAAAATTCTTATTTTATCTGTCGCTTTAGCTGTTTTGTTTTATGTCGGCGTTGTGTTTGCGGTATCTTACATTTTACCAGACGATGTGTTAACAAACTCATCGCTTCCAACAGCAGATGCGATGGCAGCTGCGTTAGGCAGTTCATTTTTTTCAAAAGTGCTTATTATCGGGGGATTAGCTGGTATTTTAACAAGTTGGAACGCATTTATTATCGGAGGTAGCCGCGTACTCTATGCGATGGCGAAAGAGGAGTTTCTGCCACAATGGTTTGCCCACATCCATCCTGTATACAAAACACCGTCAAACGCGATTTTATTTATTGGAACGCTCGCCACATTCGCTCCTCTACTAGGCAGACCAATGCTCGTTTGGCTTGTCGATGCAGGAGGGTTCTCCATCATTATCGCTTATTTCCTCGTTGCTTGGTCATTTATTGCATTGCGCAAAAAAGAACCGAATATGCCAAGACCGTTTCAAGTCGGTCAATCATCAGCTGTTGGTTGGATTGCCCTTGTGTTGTCGATTGGATTTATTGTGTTATACATGCCAGGCATGCCATCACAGCTCGTCTGGCCGTATGAGTGGCTCATATTTATTGGATGGTGGGTCATTGGTGCATTTTTTATCGGGCGAATAAAGAAAAAAACGATGGAACAAACAGAACATGTACATCGGATGTAG